From one Deinococcus aetherius genomic stretch:
- a CDS encoding DsbA family oxidoreductase produces the protein MTAPTPGTGVTDVYFDFLCPFAWRGVEMADVLRRERGLGFRLRHFSLVQGNHPENPDRKAPTWWLHEQGAGEGEPFQQGSLRAFLAAHAAARQGEDAAWNFTLALFRARHERKAELDEETIRNAAEEAGLDLDQFARDLADDTGVREELGAELRDAAALGVFGTPTFALPEGHAAYLRFSRLTRDPKDAQDLWSLYGEVLRSGAGVETIKRPR, from the coding sequence ATGACAGCCCCCACCCCCGGGACCGGCGTGACGGACGTGTACTTCGACTTTCTGTGTCCCTTCGCCTGGCGCGGGGTGGAGATGGCGGACGTGCTGCGGCGGGAACGGGGCCTGGGCTTCCGGCTGCGCCACTTCTCGCTGGTGCAGGGCAACCACCCCGAGAATCCCGACCGCAAGGCCCCGACGTGGTGGTTGCACGAGCAGGGGGCCGGGGAGGGCGAGCCCTTTCAGCAAGGCAGCCTGCGCGCCTTTCTCGCCGCCCACGCGGCGGCCCGCCAGGGGGAGGACGCCGCGTGGAACTTCACCCTCGCCCTTTTCCGCGCCCGCCACGAGCGCAAGGCCGAGCTGGACGAGGAGACGATCAGGAACGCGGCCGAGGAGGCCGGGCTGGACCTGGACCAGTTCGCCCGTGACCTCGCCGACGACACGGGGGTGCGGGAGGAGCTGGGCGCCGAGCTGCGGGACGCGGCGGCCCTGGGCGTCTTCGGCACGCCCACCTTCGCGCTGCCGGAGGGACACGCGGCTTACCTGCGCTTCTCGCGCCTGACCCGGGACCCAAAGGACGCGCAGGACCTCTGGAGCCTGTACGGCGAGGTCCTGCGCTCGGGGGCGGGGGTCGAGACGATCAAGCGCCCCCGCTGA
- a CDS encoding substrate-binding domain-containing protein, protein MEQRTMVVQRVRAWRERAGIGAAELARRAGLTRQALHRVETGAVEPGIHTALTLARELGTAVETLFELAPGETLAEPVGDAPAPGSRVRLARVGERTLALPLGAEDSFTWAADGVAGPPRPDGALPVTPTGDALALAARTVVVAGCDPSLRLLAAAVPGAAGRVLVRSLPSEEALRTVARGEAHGAAVHLWDTGTGSLNHAALDFALGPLGFSVHRLWTWTQGWMVAPGNPRGIRRAADLAGRGVRLANRPPGAGSRVLLDAWLAEAGVSPADVGGHDRLVASPAEVARAIRAGEADVGVGPQAVAAAHGLDFVPVQVEPVELVVPAAHARHPALAALLAAAASPALHAQLATLGGYDPAGAGQVTLVRPARRSA, encoded by the coding sequence GTGGAACAGCGAACAATGGTGGTCCAGCGTGTCCGGGCATGGCGGGAGCGGGCGGGAATCGGCGCCGCCGAACTGGCGCGGCGGGCGGGGTTGACCCGGCAGGCCCTGCACCGGGTCGAGACGGGGGCGGTCGAGCCGGGTATTCACACGGCCCTGACCCTGGCGCGGGAGTTGGGCACGGCGGTCGAGACCCTCTTTGAACTCGCCCCGGGGGAGACGCTCGCCGAGCCCGTGGGAGACGCGCCCGCCCCGGGGAGCCGGGTTCGGCTGGCGAGGGTGGGGGAACGGACGCTCGCGCTGCCGCTGGGGGCGGAGGACTCGTTCACCTGGGCGGCGGACGGGGTGGCGGGCCCGCCCCGTCCGGACGGCGCCCTCCCCGTCACGCCGACGGGGGACGCCCTCGCTCTGGCCGCGCGCACCGTGGTCGTGGCGGGCTGCGATCCAAGCCTGCGCCTGCTCGCGGCGGCGGTGCCGGGTGCGGCGGGGCGGGTGCTCGTGCGCTCCCTGCCCAGCGAGGAGGCACTCCGCACCGTGGCGCGCGGGGAGGCTCACGGCGCCGCCGTTCACCTGTGGGACACCGGGACGGGCAGCCTGAACCACGCGGCGCTGGACTTCGCTCTCGGGCCGCTGGGCTTCAGCGTCCACCGGCTGTGGACCTGGACGCAGGGGTGGATGGTCGCGCCGGGCAACCCGCGCGGCATCCGCCGGGCCGCCGACCTCGCCGGGCGGGGGGTGCGGCTGGCGAACCGCCCGCCCGGCGCCGGGAGCCGCGTGCTGCTCGACGCCTGGCTCGCGGAGGCGGGCGTCTCCCCCGCCGACGTGGGCGGCCACGACCGGCTGGTCGCCTCGCCCGCCGAGGTCGCGCGGGCGATCCGGGCGGGGGAGGCGGACGTCGGCGTGGGGCCGCAGGCGGTGGCGGCGGCGCACGGGCTGGACTTCGTGCCCGTGCAAGTGGAGCCCGTGGAACTCGTCGTCCCGGCGGCGCACGCCCGGCACCCGGCGCTGGCGGCCCTGCTCGCGGCGGCGGCCTCCCCCGCCCTGCACGCCCAGCTCGCCACGCTCGGCGGCTACGACCCGGCGGGGGCGGGGCAGGTCACCCTGGTGCGGCCCGCGCGGAGGTCGGCGTGA
- the modA gene encoding molybdate ABC transporter substrate-binding protein — MRRTLALLALALGNAGAAPLTVFAASSLTDAFTEIGRAFDAQTGNRTTFSFAGSQVLRTQLTQGARADVFASANAAQFDPLVEEGLIASGQAFARNRLAVITPRGSTAVRTLADLTRPGLKLVLAERAVPVGDATRRALDRIAASGTYGGDFAARVLRNLVSEEPNVRQVALKVSLGQADAAVVYVSDVTPTLRRSVRTVALPPRFNPPVSYPVGVLRGSPNAEEAQAFVRFVRGPEGQRILRKWGFLPAP; from the coding sequence GTGAGGCGCACCCTCGCCCTGCTGGCCCTGGCGCTCGGGAACGCGGGGGCCGCCCCCCTCACCGTCTTCGCGGCGAGCAGCCTCACCGACGCCTTCACCGAGATCGGGCGGGCCTTCGACGCGCAGACCGGGAACCGCACGACCTTCTCCTTCGCGGGATCGCAGGTTCTGCGCACCCAGCTCACCCAGGGTGCCCGGGCGGACGTCTTCGCCTCCGCGAACGCCGCCCAGTTCGACCCGCTCGTGGAGGAGGGGTTGATCGCCTCCGGGCAGGCTTTCGCCCGCAACCGGCTGGCGGTGATCACGCCCCGGGGGAGTACGGCCGTGCGGACCCTCGCGGACCTCACGCGGCCCGGGCTCAAACTCGTGCTCGCCGAGCGCGCCGTCCCGGTCGGCGACGCGACCCGGCGGGCCCTCGACCGGATCGCGGCCTCGGGCACCTACGGGGGGGATTTCGCCGCCCGCGTCCTGCGCAACCTGGTGAGCGAGGAGCCCAACGTGCGCCAGGTCGCCCTCAAGGTGAGTCTGGGGCAGGCGGACGCGGCGGTCGTCTACGTGAGCGACGTGACGCCGACCCTGCGCAGGAGCGTGCGAACTGTCGCCCTCCCGCCCCGCTTCAACCCGCCCGTGAGTTACCCCGTCGGCGTGCTCAGGGGCAGCCCGAACGCGGAGGAGGCCCAGGCCTTCGTGCGCTTCGTGCGCGGGCCGGAGGGGCAGCGCATCCTGCGCAAGTGGGGGTTCTTGCCCGCCCCATGA
- a CDS encoding replication initiator protein A: protein MSENGIKRFDELNIARLSLISVQERIPPGYRDWYVELEDGERRYRVTCQAMPEYGVPHGIDTDITAALVNLYIDQGAPPGGSVTCTPYQLLQMAGLDHSGRYYAALDESLRRLTTTNYFISEGWRDHPRKRWTNVNFRYIDRLEFTSGESDRLDATSILKITLPQEIARSVRSGYIKPLDLSFMQTLGRPPTRAIYRLLDAQRRDPEQPERVAMTFQVGLMEWAQACKIVTDRPSLAQRTLDAAHEELLEKGFLKNVEYVGRGKKKYLHYTFGEAFIPPSPGLMEDLADVGITQTRALQLVREHGEDTVEDTLARYQGIMADGYKPRSRPAFFIDLLKNPEKYVLPEGPVPPPEGPKKGQRRQGRSQSAQEDSKTPSRPLQEEIEEEGGDEALRASPREVQVEEVMRTLTFLLRNDLKLTELDTLRLALDEGLEDPLEVKARVLRGVSSGERAAMIRDLRARLELVPGGE from the coding sequence GTGTCCGAAAACGGCATCAAACGCTTCGACGAACTCAACATCGCCCGGCTGAGCCTGATCAGCGTTCAGGAACGCATCCCCCCTGGCTACCGCGACTGGTACGTGGAGCTGGAGGACGGCGAAAGGCGCTACCGGGTCACCTGCCAGGCCATGCCCGAGTACGGGGTGCCGCACGGCATCGACACCGACATCACCGCCGCGCTCGTGAACCTGTACATCGACCAGGGAGCCCCGCCGGGCGGCAGCGTGACCTGCACGCCCTACCAGCTCCTCCAGATGGCGGGGCTCGACCACAGCGGACGCTACTACGCCGCGCTCGACGAGAGCCTGCGGCGCCTGACCACGACGAACTACTTCATCTCCGAGGGGTGGCGCGACCACCCGCGCAAACGCTGGACGAACGTGAATTTCCGGTACATCGACCGCCTGGAATTCACCTCGGGTGAGAGTGACCGTCTGGACGCCACCAGCATCCTCAAGATCACCCTGCCGCAGGAGATCGCGCGCAGCGTCCGCTCGGGGTACATCAAGCCGCTCGACCTGAGCTTCATGCAGACGCTGGGACGCCCGCCCACGCGGGCCATCTACCGCCTGCTGGACGCCCAGCGCCGCGACCCCGAGCAGCCCGAGCGGGTGGCGATGACCTTCCAGGTCGGCCTGATGGAGTGGGCGCAGGCCTGCAAGATCGTGACCGACCGCCCCAGCCTGGCCCAGCGGACCCTCGACGCCGCCCACGAGGAACTGCTCGAAAAGGGCTTCCTGAAAAACGTCGAGTACGTCGGGCGCGGCAAGAAGAAATACCTGCATTACACCTTCGGGGAAGCCTTCATCCCGCCCAGCCCGGGGCTGATGGAGGACCTTGCGGACGTCGGCATCACCCAGACCCGCGCCCTGCAACTCGTGCGCGAACACGGCGAGGACACCGTCGAGGACACCCTGGCCCGCTACCAGGGCATCATGGCGGACGGGTACAAACCCCGCAGCCGCCCCGCGTTCTTCATCGATCTCCTCAAGAATCCGGAGAAGTATGTCCTCCCCGAAGGGCCCGTGCCGCCCCCAGAAGGGCCCAAGAAGGGTCAGCGAAGGCAAGGGCGCAGTCAGAGTGCACAGGAGGACTCCAAGACCCCTTCACGGCCCTTACAGGAGGAAATCGAGGAGGAGGGGGGAGACGAGGCGTTACGAGCGTCGCCCCGCGAGGTCCAGGTCGAGGAGGTCATGCGCACGTTGACCTTCCTGCTGCGCAACGACCTGAAGCTCACCGAACTCGACACCCTGCGTCTCGCGCTCGACGAGGGGCTCGAAGACCCGCTGGAGGTCAAGGCGCGGGTGCTGCGCGGGGTGAGCAGCGGGGAGCGGGCCGCGATGATCCGCGACCTGCGGGCCCGGTTGGAGCTCGTGCCGGGGGGAGAGTGA
- a CDS encoding ABC transporter permease produces the protein MTRPHPVPVALSLALAAFLLLPVAALLARGLGADFLPTLRSPAVLDALWVSAFTTGAALALTLALGTPVAYLLARRRFPGRTVLDALLDLPMVLPPVVAGVALLLTFGRTGWLGRPLEVAGVSLAFTPAAVVLAQVFTSAPFYVRAAKAGFLAFDPDVEAAARVDGAGSWGTFSRVTLPLALPFLLEGAVLAWARSLGEFGATLLFAGSLPGRTRTVPLAIYGALESDLAPALVLSAVMVVLAFGVLFALRVLAGRRA, from the coding sequence ATGACCCGGCCCCACCCCGTTCCCGTCGCCCTCAGCCTGGCCCTCGCCGCCTTCCTGCTCCTCCCCGTCGCCGCGCTCCTCGCCCGGGGGCTCGGCGCCGACTTTCTGCCCACCCTGCGCTCGCCCGCCGTGCTCGACGCGCTGTGGGTGAGTGCGTTCACGACGGGGGCGGCCCTGGCCCTCACCCTCGCGCTGGGCACCCCGGTCGCGTACCTGCTCGCGCGGCGGCGCTTCCCGGGGCGCACCGTGCTCGACGCCCTGCTCGACCTGCCGATGGTGCTCCCGCCCGTGGTGGCGGGGGTGGCCCTTTTGCTGACCTTCGGGCGGACCGGGTGGCTGGGCCGCCCGCTGGAGGTCGCCGGGGTCTCCCTCGCCTTCACCCCCGCCGCCGTCGTGCTCGCGCAGGTGTTCACGAGTGCGCCCTTCTACGTCCGCGCCGCCAAGGCGGGCTTCCTCGCCTTCGACCCCGACGTGGAGGCCGCCGCGCGGGTGGACGGGGCGGGGTCCTGGGGCACTTTCTCGCGGGTTACCCTGCCCCTCGCCCTCCCCTTCCTGCTGGAGGGGGCGGTGCTCGCCTGGGCGCGGTCCCTGGGGGAGTTCGGGGCTACCCTCCTGTTCGCCGGGAGCCTGCCGGGCCGCACCCGCACGGTGCCCCTCGCCATCTACGGGGCGCTGGAGAGCGACCTCGCGCCCGCCCTGGTGCTCAGCGCGGTCATGGTCGTGCTCGCCTTCGGGGTGCTCTTCGCCCTGCGCGTCCTGGCGGGGAGGCGGGCCTGA